A window from Populus trichocarpa isolate Nisqually-1 chromosome 3, P.trichocarpa_v4.1, whole genome shotgun sequence encodes these proteins:
- the LOC18096849 gene encoding uncharacterized acetyltransferase At3g50280: MANIRLLSTSMVQATTDKVTDERIELTQCDLKLLLVHGIQKGLLFLKPKSLEDQNSLIQHLKISLSRTLDCFNPLAGRLATVEHDDNTVSFFIDCNNAGAQFIHAAADGVTMADILQPVYVPPILHSFFPLNGISNYEAVSKPLLAVQVTELVDGIFVGCTMNHAAVDGSSFWNFFNSWSEIHRGLDHISKTPVLERWSLLNGSISPPIRLPLSIIKNNLDSFIPSPLQERVFHFAKGKIAMLKAKANAEAATTSISSLQSLLAHIWRATTRARLFEHDKEIDLRIFIGLRARLQPPLPESYCGNAIVPGIVTLRTREILEQGLGFVALEINKVVSSYTKNKVADTLASALKNPSPLTKADFGRIHSLSISSSPRHNVYGTDFGWGRPVAVRSGPGNKFDGKLTLFPGLEEGSMDVEFSLLPETLKALGNDLEFMDAVTI; encoded by the coding sequence ATGGCAAACATTAGATTGCTCTCTACAAGCATGGTTCAAGCCACTACCGACAAGGTGACAGATGAGAGGATTGAGTTGACTCAGTGTGATCTCAAGCTTCTTCTAGTACATGGCATCCAAAAGGGTCTTCTCTTCCTCAAACCCAAATCACTAGAAGATCAAAACTCACTGATCCAACACTTGAAAATCTCACTTTCTCGCACACTAGATTGCTTCAATCCTCTTGCTGGTCGCCTAGCCACAGTAGAACATGATGATAACACAGTCTCCTTCTTCATTGACTGCAACAATGCAGGAGCCCAGTTTATTCATGCCGCAGCGGATGGTGTAACCATGGCTGACATCCTCCAGCCAGTTTATGTTCCTCCAATTCTCCACTCTTTCTTTCCATTAAATGGGATCTCAAACTACGAGGCTGTTTCCAAACCTTTGCTAGCAGTTCAAGTTACTGAGCTTGTGGATGGCATCTTTGTTGGTTGTACCATGAACCATGCTGCTGTTGATGGCTCGTCATTTTggaatttcttcaattcttgGTCTGAAATCCATCGTGGGTTGGATCACATCTCCAAGACTCCTGTCCTTGAACGTTGGTCACTTCTCAACGGTAGTATTAGCCCGCCGATTCGCCTTCCTCTCTCAATCATAAAGAACAACCTTGATTCGTTCATTCCATCACCTTTGCAAGAAAGAGTTTTTCATTTTGCCAAGGGAAAAATAGCGATGCTCAAAGCAAAAGCCAATGCTGAAGCTGCCACTACGTCAATCTCCTCTCTTCAGTCACTTTTGGCTCATATTTGGAGAGCTACAACTCGAGCTCGACTATTTGAACATGATAAAGAGAttgatttaagaatttttatagGTTTGCGGGCACGATTACAACCACCATTACCAGAAAGCTATTGTGGAAATGCAATTGTGCCTGGGATTGTAACTTTGAGAACAAGAGAGATACTGGAGCAAGGGCTTGGATTTGTAGCTTTGGAGATTAACAAGGTGGTTTCTTCTTATACAAAAAACAAGGTGGCGGACACTTTAGCGTCGGCGCTGAAGAATCCTAGTCCATTAACAAAGGCCGACTTTGGACGTATTCACAGTTTGTCTATTAGCAGCTCGCCAAGGCACAACGTTTATGGTACTGATTTTGGTTGGGGAAGGCCCGTTGCAGTGCGAAGCGGGCCTGGGAACAAGTTCGATGGGAAGTTAACATTGTTTCCGGGACTGGAAGAGGGGAGCATGGACGTTGAGTTCTCCCTTTTGCCTGAGACTTTGAAGGCTTTAGGAAACGATTTGGAGTTCATGGATGCTGTCACCATCTAA